The following proteins come from a genomic window of Shewanella halifaxensis HAW-EB4:
- a CDS encoding efflux RND transporter periplasmic adaptor subunit, giving the protein MKKIIIILTLLVVGAYLYFQQPPAEQVKKSRPIPNVVVTKAEIQPIRDEVEALGTSKANESITVTPKVTEVVTEVNFNDGELVQKGRLLVQLQDSEQLARVTVAKVKVKDHQRELERIRTLVTSQTIAELERDRLQTLIDTAKAELAQAQSALKDRRISAPFSGALGLRQVSVGALVSPGNAITTLDDISVIKLDFSVPERFLQALALGKQVEATAVAFDGEVFEGKVVSIDSRINPKTRAVIVRAKIPNPKQRLLPGMLMKVKLIKTSRDALILPESAIIPIQDRHYVYVVNDEGVIEQKQVSLGLRKRGWVEIIDGVVLNEHVVIRGLLKVRPGDKVKVTFSERFSFLKQASVEPVV; this is encoded by the coding sequence ATGAAAAAAATAATAATAATCCTTACATTGCTAGTAGTCGGCGCATATTTGTATTTTCAGCAACCTCCAGCAGAACAAGTAAAAAAATCTCGACCTATACCTAATGTGGTTGTTACTAAGGCTGAGATACAGCCGATACGTGACGAAGTAGAAGCGCTGGGAACGAGTAAGGCTAACGAGTCAATTACTGTTACGCCAAAAGTCACTGAGGTGGTGACAGAAGTCAATTTTAATGATGGCGAGTTGGTCCAGAAAGGTCGTTTACTGGTTCAACTTCAAGACAGTGAGCAGCTTGCGCGTGTTACCGTCGCAAAAGTAAAAGTCAAAGATCACCAACGAGAACTTGAACGCATTCGCACCTTAGTCACCAGCCAAACAATTGCAGAGCTTGAGCGCGATAGGTTACAAACCTTAATCGATACCGCCAAAGCAGAGCTTGCACAGGCACAATCGGCTTTGAAGGATCGCCGTATTAGTGCCCCGTTTTCAGGTGCGTTAGGATTACGTCAAGTCAGTGTCGGCGCGCTCGTTTCTCCTGGTAACGCCATTACTACTTTAGATGACATCTCTGTTATCAAATTGGATTTTTCAGTGCCTGAGCGCTTTTTACAAGCCTTAGCGCTAGGTAAACAAGTTGAAGCTACTGCAGTAGCATTTGACGGTGAAGTGTTTGAAGGAAAGGTGGTGTCAATTGATAGTCGCATTAACCCTAAGACACGCGCGGTAATCGTTCGCGCCAAGATCCCCAATCCAAAGCAAAGGCTCCTTCCAGGCATGTTGATGAAAGTAAAACTGATTAAGACGAGCCGCGATGCACTCATATTGCCAGAATCTGCCATTATTCCCATTCAAGATAGGCATTATGTCTATGTGGTCAATGACGAAGGCGTTATTGAACAAAAACAAGTGTCTTTAGGCCTGCGTAAGCGTGGTTGGGTCGAAATTATTGACGGCGTAGTACTTAACGAACATGTCGTGATCCGGGGGCTTTTAAAAGTACGTCCTGGCGATAAAGTCAAAGTGACCTTTAGCGAACGTTTTAGTTTTCTTAAGCAGGCGAGTGTGGAGCCTGTCGTATGA
- the bamC gene encoding outer membrane protein assembly factor BamC yields MLKQISPLILVAAVTACSTPIDRRQANDTDQNYQDLVVAPELVIPDGLNKPTYSKEYDIPAVGSKADQSLVGRQLDIRPPLQVLPMAEGTRVEEGSDNIKIVVESIDNDIDLKQELFNVLKEYFASKSIPLRSENYEQGTLETDWIESSQVIESSFWGSDKVYTLKQRYLYKVDVRPHGRSGNLMIDLIEHEESYDGDRQDILLSGEDKRRYTIDRLNDSISYISIERAKALKAKRLKQSLGIDVNLIADAEEQAYWLADAKFKRTWDRLRIVLPEMGFEIVDMDSNKGLLYINVTDDSGFWSSLWSEKELPIEAGSYRIELKDGVDDKTEIHLLNGKNEPLSNEVVTAVYDGFSELMQEDRKVR; encoded by the coding sequence ATGCTAAAGCAAATATCTCCACTTATTTTAGTTGCAGCTGTTACTGCATGTAGTACGCCAATTGACAGAAGACAGGCTAATGACACGGATCAGAACTATCAAGATCTCGTGGTCGCGCCTGAATTAGTGATCCCAGACGGATTGAATAAACCAACTTATAGTAAGGAATATGACATTCCTGCTGTAGGCAGTAAGGCTGACCAAAGTTTAGTTGGTCGACAGCTTGATATTCGACCACCACTGCAAGTGCTGCCTATGGCCGAGGGGACGCGTGTCGAAGAGGGCAGTGACAATATCAAGATCGTAGTTGAATCGATTGATAATGATATTGATCTAAAGCAAGAGTTATTTAATGTTTTAAAAGAGTACTTTGCGAGTAAGTCTATTCCACTGCGCAGTGAAAACTATGAGCAAGGCACGCTGGAAACTGATTGGATCGAAAGTTCGCAAGTGATTGAATCTAGTTTTTGGGGAAGTGACAAAGTTTATACGCTAAAACAGCGTTACTTGTATAAGGTTGATGTTCGTCCTCATGGGCGTAGTGGCAACTTGATGATTGACTTGATTGAACATGAAGAAAGCTATGATGGCGATCGACAAGATATTCTATTAAGCGGAGAAGATAAGCGTCGTTACACTATTGATAGATTGAATGACTCAATCAGTTATATCAGTATCGAACGTGCTAAAGCGCTGAAAGCTAAACGCTTGAAGCAAAGTCTCGGCATAGATGTCAATCTTATTGCAGATGCTGAAGAACAAGCTTATTGGTTAGCCGATGCTAAGTTTAAACGTACTTGGGACCGCTTACGTATCGTGTTACCAGAAATGGGCTTTGAAATCGTCGATATGGACAGTAACAAAGGACTATTGTACATCAATGTGACTGATGATTCAGGCTTCTGGAGCTCGTTATGGAGTGAAAAAGAGCTACCGATTGAAGCGGGTTCTTATCGTATTGAACTTAAAGACGGTGTTGATGATAAGACTGAAATACATCTCTTAAACGGCAAAAACGAGCCACTTTCTAACGAAGTTGTTACTGCCGTTTATGATGGTTTCTCTGAATTGATGCAAGAAGATCGTAAAGTGCGTTAA
- the dapA gene encoding 4-hydroxy-tetrahydrodipicolinate synthase, with protein sequence MIYGSIVALITPMNSDGTVDYKSLESLVEYHIAQGTDAIVAVGTTGESATLPAKEHIAVVEQTVKFAAGRIPIIGGNGANATAEAIELTKGLTNTGVAAMLGVTPYYNKPTPKGLIAHYSAVAASTDVPQILYNVPGRTAVDMLPETVAQLVGVKNIIGVKEATGDLSRVKELRRLCGDDFLLYSGDDATAREFLTLGGNGVISVANNIVPKQFKAMCDAALAGNIPAALAAEESIKELFSVLFCEANPIPVKWAAHRMGLISRGDIRLPLTELSTEFHGLLLEAMKNARIEVE encoded by the coding sequence ATGATATACGGAAGCATCGTTGCCTTAATCACACCAATGAATAGTGATGGCACAGTAGATTATAAGAGTCTTGAAAGTTTAGTTGAGTACCATATCGCCCAAGGTACAGATGCCATTGTTGCCGTTGGCACAACCGGTGAGTCTGCAACACTGCCTGCGAAAGAGCATATTGCTGTTGTCGAACAAACGGTAAAATTTGCAGCGGGTCGAATCCCAATTATTGGTGGGAATGGCGCTAACGCAACGGCAGAAGCGATTGAGTTAACTAAAGGCCTCACAAATACAGGTGTGGCTGCAATGCTAGGTGTTACACCTTATTACAACAAGCCAACACCAAAGGGGCTTATTGCACACTATAGCGCTGTTGCAGCGAGTACCGATGTACCACAAATCCTATATAACGTACCAGGACGCACCGCTGTCGACATGCTGCCAGAAACCGTAGCTCAACTCGTCGGTGTAAAAAACATTATCGGTGTTAAAGAAGCGACTGGCGATCTGTCTAGGGTTAAAGAGTTACGTCGTTTATGTGGCGATGATTTCTTGCTGTATAGTGGCGATGATGCAACAGCAAGAGAGTTCCTAACACTTGGTGGCAATGGCGTTATTTCTGTTGCGAACAATATTGTTCCAAAACAGTTTAAAGCTATGTGTGACGCTGCGCTAGCGGGTAATATTCCTGCTGCATTAGCTGCTGAAGAGTCGATTAAAGAATTATTTAGCGTACTGTTCTGTGAAGCCAATCCTATCCCAGTAAAATGGGCTGCTCACCGAATGGGACTGATTAGTAGAGGTGATATTCGTTTACCTTTAACTGAACTTTCTACAGAGTTTCATGGTCTGTTGCTAGAAGCGATGAAAAATGCCCGAATCGAGGTTGAATAA
- a CDS encoding glycine cleavage system protein R encodes MSNHLVVTAMGADRSGIVSKFARLASECDCDIVDSRMALFGNEFTLIMMLSGSWASITKMETTLPSLSVELELLTVMKRTSKHTPQNYISRLEVNFSGHDQRGTMRKITQFLADRSLDLAAVKSHAEEDATGEPTQNISLTINVPEKVDLDKLEVSLNDLAAELTLECTIERMQGVES; translated from the coding sequence ATGTCCAATCACTTGGTCGTTACTGCAATGGGAGCCGATCGCTCAGGTATTGTGAGTAAGTTTGCACGACTCGCTAGTGAGTGTGACTGCGATATCGTTGATAGTCGCATGGCACTGTTTGGTAATGAATTTACCTTAATTATGATGCTTTCAGGTTCGTGGGCGTCGATTACTAAGATGGAAACCACATTACCGAGCTTAAGTGTTGAACTTGAGTTATTAACGGTAATGAAGCGTACTTCAAAACATACTCCACAAAACTATATCTCCCGTTTAGAAGTTAACTTCAGCGGTCATGACCAACGTGGAACAATGAGAAAAATAACACAATTTTTAGCGGACAGGTCGCTCGATCTGGCTGCAGTTAAATCTCATGCGGAAGAAGATGCGACTGGCGAGCCAACACAAAACATTAGTCTAACCATTAATGTGCCAGAAAAAGTCGACTTAGATAAACTCGAAGTCAGCTTAAATGATCTAGCAGCCGAGCTAACTCTAGAATGTACCATTGAGCGTATGCAAGGCGTTGAAAGTTAA
- the bcp gene encoding thioredoxin-dependent thiol peroxidase, giving the protein MKTLTVGDIAPLFTLQNQKDETVSLTEALKTGPVLVYFYPKASTPGCTVQACGLRDSKEELNSLCVTVFGVSPDPVAKLARFSDKQSLNFSLLSDEDHAIADAFGVWGEKKFMGKIYDGIHRLSFLIGQDGKVAHVFNKFKTKDHHEVILAHLKSR; this is encoded by the coding sequence ATGAAAACCTTAACCGTTGGCGATATTGCGCCGCTTTTTACCCTACAAAACCAAAAAGACGAAACCGTTAGCTTAACTGAGGCGCTAAAAACTGGCCCAGTGCTGGTTTACTTCTATCCAAAGGCTTCGACTCCTGGTTGCACGGTACAGGCCTGTGGGTTAAGAGATAGTAAAGAAGAGCTCAATAGCCTCTGTGTTACAGTATTTGGGGTAAGTCCCGATCCTGTGGCCAAGCTTGCTAGGTTTTCAGATAAGCAGTCGCTTAACTTTTCTCTACTTAGCGATGAAGATCATGCCATTGCCGACGCTTTTGGCGTATGGGGTGAAAAGAAGTTCATGGGTAAAATTTATGACGGTATACATCGCTTAAGCTTCTTGATTGGTCAAGACGGCAAAGTGGCACATGTATTCAATAAGTTTAAAACGAAAGATCATCATGAAGTTATCCTCGCTCATTTAAAGAGTCGCTAA
- a CDS encoding LysE/ArgO family amino acid transporter — protein sequence MQTAFIQGMGIGGSLIMAVGAQNAFVLKQGLKRSHSLPIAAICSFIDAIMITAGVAGLGHLILAFPIIKDIASFGGAIFLLLYGYCALKSSFSDSRMESDEALAADTLKKAVLTTLAISLLNPHLYLDTVVLLGSISVQFEGTEKQWFGAGAVLASFVWFFSLSLGAKYLSPVFRKPKAWCYLDRFICITMWSIAGALMYPYLF from the coding sequence ATGCAAACAGCATTTATACAAGGAATGGGGATAGGCGGAAGCCTAATTATGGCGGTAGGCGCACAGAACGCCTTTGTTTTAAAGCAAGGACTTAAGCGTTCACATTCGTTGCCTATAGCTGCAATTTGTTCATTTATCGACGCGATAATGATCACCGCTGGTGTTGCGGGTCTTGGCCACCTCATTCTGGCTTTTCCGATAATTAAAGATATTGCCAGTTTCGGTGGGGCCATATTTTTGCTTCTCTATGGCTATTGTGCACTAAAGTCATCGTTTAGTGACAGTAGAATGGAGAGCGATGAAGCGCTCGCCGCGGATACATTAAAAAAAGCGGTATTAACGACTCTCGCAATTAGCTTGTTAAATCCACACCTTTATTTAGATACCGTTGTTTTACTGGGGAGTATTAGCGTGCAATTTGAGGGAACTGAAAAGCAGTGGTTTGGTGCTGGCGCAGTATTGGCATCATTTGTGTGGTTTTTTAGCTTAAGCCTAGGTGCTAAATATTTGAGCCCAGTGTTTCGAAAGCCTAAAGCTTGGTGTTATCTCGACAGGTTCATCTGCATTACTATGTGGTCCATTGCTGGGGCGTTAATGTATCCATACCTCTTTTAA
- a CDS encoding LysR family transcriptional regulator ArgP — translation MFDYAHLKALSVVVSQGGFDKAAKHLYISQSAVSQRIKQLEEKVGQSLLVRSNPIRATETGKRLLRHYAQVQLLESELRSEMDVDDPSLPTIVKIAVNADSLATWFLPALADTFKQHKWLLELIVDDEAYTHHLLKNGEAVGCVTTTQTALSGCSSEFLGNMEYLCVATPQFIQTYFTSEFTVNDITQAPAVVFSTKDKLHDKFLNFYFDIKDKRWREHKIPSSESFLEAIKMGLGYGLVAQPQAKALLDNGELVEIFPDKRMHVPLYWQHWNIKAKQTSVIYRALAASAKHVLNS, via the coding sequence ATGTTTGATTACGCACACCTTAAGGCGCTATCCGTTGTCGTCTCTCAGGGGGGATTTGATAAAGCGGCAAAACACCTATACATCAGTCAATCTGCCGTATCTCAACGGATCAAACAGCTAGAAGAAAAGGTTGGCCAATCCCTGCTCGTCAGATCAAACCCTATCAGAGCAACTGAAACCGGAAAGCGGTTACTGCGCCACTATGCACAGGTACAGTTACTTGAGAGTGAGCTACGATCTGAAATGGATGTTGATGATCCCTCTTTACCGACAATCGTGAAAATAGCAGTCAATGCCGACAGTTTAGCGACTTGGTTTTTGCCCGCTTTAGCCGATACCTTCAAACAGCATAAATGGCTGCTGGAGTTAATCGTCGATGATGAGGCATACACCCACCATTTACTCAAAAATGGTGAAGCCGTGGGTTGTGTAACGACTACGCAAACCGCGCTATCCGGCTGCAGTAGTGAGTTTCTTGGCAACATGGAATACCTTTGCGTCGCCACGCCACAATTTATCCAAACTTACTTTACTTCAGAATTTACCGTAAATGACATCACCCAAGCTCCGGCAGTTGTATTTTCAACTAAAGATAAACTGCATGATAAATTCTTAAACTTTTATTTTGATATCAAAGATAAGAGATGGCGAGAGCACAAGATCCCCTCTTCCGAAAGCTTTCTAGAGGCGATAAAAATGGGACTAGGTTATGGTTTAGTCGCCCAGCCTCAGGCTAAAGCTCTGCTAGATAACGGTGAGTTAGTCGAAATATTCCCAGATAAACGAATGCATGTGCCGCTTTACTGGCAACATTGGAATATAAAAGCAAAACAAACTAGTGTGATTTATCGTGCGTTAGCGGCAAGTGCAAAGCATGTGCTGAATTCGTAA